The nucleotide window AACGAACGGAGAGCCATCGAACGCGGATTGCGGGAAGGGGACATCCGCGGCGTCGTCAGTACGAATGCCCTTGAATTGGGGATGGACATCGGACAACTCCAGGTGTGCTTACTTACAGGGTATCCGGGCTCGGTTTCCAGCCTTTGGCAACAAGCCGGCCGCGCCGGACGCCGTCAGGAAGAATCTCTCGTCATTATGGTCGCAGGATCAACCCCTATTGACCAATACGTGATGCAGCATCCGGAATATATTTTGTCTTCTCCAGTGGAAGAGGCGAGAATCGAACCGAACAACTTGATTATTTTAATCGATCACCTGAAATGTGCCGCTTATGAATTACCATTTAAGGTAGGAGACACCTTTGGCGGCATCGACATCAGCGACATGATGAATTATCTCGCCGAGGAACGTGTCGTCCACAAGCGCAAAGAATCCTGGTATTGGATGAGCCAAGCTTTCCCGGCCCATAATGTGAGTCTTCGCTCGGCTTCCCAAGAAAATATCGTCATTATTGACACGACAATTACGGGCAGTGCAAAGGTCATCGGCGAAATGGATCGTTTTAGTGCTATGACGTTGCTCCATGAAGAAGCGATTTATCTTCACCAGGGACAGCAATACCAAGTGGAAACGCTGGACTGGGAGGAAAAAAAGGCATACGTTCGGCTTGTCGAGGTCGAATATTTTACCGACGCGAGCCTAAATGTGAAATTAACCGTCATTGAAAAAGACGAGAGCAAACACCGTGAACATCATCACGTTGCGTTCGGCGATGTGGCGGTGACGATTATGCCTTCCATTTTTAAGAAAATAAAGCTCTCGACGTATGAAAATATCGGCTCAGGGCCGATTCATCTTCCGCAGGAAGAAATCCATACCGCAGGCACATGGATGGATTTTGACGAAACATGGCTGCAAACATTTGGCGAGCAACGTTTCGAACGTATGCTTGTGTCTTTTTCCCAAGTGGTTCATCACCTGGGCGCGGTTATTACGATGAGTGACAAGAGTGATCTTCATGTTGCGGCGCAAATAAAAGCCGATCATTCCCAAATGCCGGCGATTTTTATTTATGATCATTACCCGGGCGGCATTGGACTTGCTTCCCAATTGTATAAGCGCATGGACGAGCTGATTGAGCGAAGCGCCAAATTGATTCACGACTGTCCCTGTAGCGACGGATGCCCGGTTTGTATCGGAACGAGTGAACAACAAGGGCTTAAAAACGACGTCCAGCAATGGTTAGTGTCATTGTCGGAAAAACAAACAAGGAACGTGTAGGCCATGGATATTCAGAAAAAGTTGCAACGGCTTAAACCGCATATGAATCGTTCCCATCCGGTCGAAACCGTGCCGGAGGAGCAGGATGTGCCTGAACAAAAGTGGCATGCCTTTCAATGTGATGTTTTACCTTTTGAAGATGGTTACGCGGTTCGACGGCGCAGGCGCTACCCTCTTTCCCATATGCATGGGATACATCCCTTTAAAGAACTACAGAGAACAGTTGCCGCCTGGAAAGAAGCCGGTATTGAAGGGCACCCGCTCGCTCCCGGGAAAGAACTTGAGGCGGAAGACCTCGTATTTCTCGATA belongs to Salicibibacter cibi and includes:
- a CDS encoding DEAD/DEAH box helicase: MRQKQDLQSLIAALKEDEHIAHWHEQPEKEAKYAAFPSTLNETLARTLGKRGIEALYTHQRSAYDEVEAEKNIVTVTPTASGKTLCYNLPVLNAITEDPEARAIYLFPTKALAQDQKSEMAEWIEAADLNVNSYTYDGDTAPAIRQKIRHAGHIVMTNPDMLHTSILPHHTKWVSLFEKLRFIVIDELHTYRGVFGSHVANVIRRLLRLAHYYGSDPQFIATSATIRNPRELAEQLTGSSFSLIDNNGAPQGKKHLALYNPPVVNQSLNVRRNVSKEVRTLAKRFLEAEVQIIVFARSRVRVEVIYSDLQALIKDDYGPASIRAYRGGYLPNERRAIERGLREGDIRGVVSTNALELGMDIGQLQVCLLTGYPGSVSSLWQQAGRAGRRQEESLVIMVAGSTPIDQYVMQHPEYILSSPVEEARIEPNNLIILIDHLKCAAYELPFKVGDTFGGIDISDMMNYLAEERVVHKRKESWYWMSQAFPAHNVSLRSASQENIVIIDTTITGSAKVIGEMDRFSAMTLLHEEAIYLHQGQQYQVETLDWEEKKAYVRLVEVEYFTDASLNVKLTVIEKDESKHREHHHVAFGDVAVTIMPSIFKKIKLSTYENIGSGPIHLPQEEIHTAGTWMDFDETWLQTFGEQRFERMLVSFSQVVHHLGAVITMSDKSDLHVAAQIKADHSQMPAIFIYDHYPGGIGLASQLYKRMDELIERSAKLIHDCPCSDGCPVCIGTSEQQGLKNDVQQWLVSLSEKQTRNV